The sequence AGGGCGATCCGATTTCCCAGCCTTAAAACTGGGGTTCAACTCCAACGTCCCCCATTCGTGCGCCCTCAGCCATTGTACACCTTTTCCACTCCTCCCGATGTTCCTTCCTCCCTCACTCCACCACTCCGGTTTtatactcctcctcctcctatctCTCTAGTCTCTAGTCTCTACTGCTACTAGTACTGGTAATCTGCGAGGGATGGAgccggagatggaggtggaggtggaggtggagatgtcgccggcggcggcgaaggccgccGTGTTTAGCCCTTACTCGAGCCCGAGCACGGCGTTGCTCCTGCAGAGGAGGGTCGTTTCATGGTACAGAGTGTTAGAGCTTGGAATTTTGGAGCCCTTGGGGGTTCTGATGGTTGGGTTGGTTGTTGAtctggattggattggattgcaGGGCCAAGGAGACCGgttcgccggcgacggtgagcgtCCACGTCGGCGACAGGAGCTTCAACCTGCACAAGGTTAGGAGAGATTGTGTGAAGATTAATTAGGGATTCTTGGTtgggatgaggaggaagaagatggtgatGAGTGTGTGTGATCTTGTCGTTGCAGGATCCTCTGGTGTCCAGGTGCGGGTACTTGAGGCAGGCGATTCTccggtgcggcgacggcgacggcgaggtcgtcgaGCTGCCGGCGAGCTTCCCCGGCGGCAGCGAGGCGTTCGAGGTGATCGGGCTGTACTGCTacggcgacgcggtggcgcTCGACCCGTTCAACGTGGCGGCGGTGCGGTGCGCGGCGGAGTTCCTCGACGTGTCCGGCCTCGGCGCGCGCTGCGACCTGTACATCAACCAGGTGGTGCTGCAGAGCTGGGACGACGCCCTCATCGTCCTGCAGCGATGCCAGCCGCTGCTCCCCGTCGCCGAGGAGCTCCTCGTCGTCAGCCGCTGCATCGAGTCGCTGGCGTTCATGGCGTGCATGGAGATCCTCGaccccgacggcgacgagcagcggcgCGAGCGCGACCAGccgggcctcctcgccgccgccgcggcgcgcggcatCGCCGGGCGCCGGTGGGACGCCGAGCTCGTCAAGGAGCTCGCCGCGCGCGACCTCTGGATCAAGGACCTCGTCGCCCTCCCCTTCGAGTTCTTCAGGCGGATCGTGCTGGCGCTGCGGCGTCAGGGCATGAAGGAGAAGTACGTCAGCCCCGTCGTGCTCTTCTACGCCAACAAGTGGGTGCTCTCCAAGAAGACGCACAAGTTCATGGCGAGCACGgacaccggcgacggcgagaccgACGCCAACAGGAGGGCCACCGCGATCCTGCAGGGCGTGATCGACCTCCTCCCACTcgagtcgtcggcggcgaccggcggcgccaTCCCGGTGTCGTTCTACTTCGCGCTGCTGGCGCGGTCGATCACCCTCGAGCTCAGGGACGAGAGCCAGACGAGGCTGCGCGAACTGGTCGCGTCCAACCTGCAATTCGCCCGCGTGGACGACCTCCCGCTGCCGGAGCCAGAGCAAGACGCCGGCGGCCAATCCATCGCCGGCAGCCCGGAGGTGAGGGCGATGGAGAGCATCGTCGCGAGCCATGTCTCAATGCAAAGAAGAGGCGCGGAGGCCGTCGCGGAGCTCTGGGATCGGTACATCGCCCAGATCGTCGGTGACCCGAAGCTCCGGCCGGACCGGCTGGCCGAGCTCATCGGCGTCGTTCCGGCCGGCGACCGGAAATCCCACGACCATCTCTACGAAGCAATCGACACATACATCGTGGTAAAGACGATCGAGCAGAGCACTCGTGCGTGCACGAGATTATTTAGTCCGTTAAGCTGTCGCGCTAACGTTGTGAAGCTTTTTGATTCTGCCATTGCAGGAGCATCCCGGCTTGTCCGGCGACGAGAAGGCGTCGCTGTGCGGCCACCTCGAATGTCGGAAGCTGTCGCACGAGGCGTGCATCCAGGCGGTGCAGAACGACCGGATGCCGCTCCGGCTGATCGTGCAGGCGCTGTTCATGCAGCAGCTGCACACGCACCGCGCCTTCACCGAGTGCTCCGACTCGTTCCGGTGCATGCACTCGGGGGAGCTCCTCGtccccgtctccggcggcgccgccgccgccaccgcgtacACGCCGAGCCCCGGGTGCACCACCGCCGTCCCCACCAGCCAGCCGCTCAGCACCAGCAGCCCGTACACGGACACCGCCCACGCCACGCGGGACGGCAGGAAGCTGgtccgcgcccgcgccggcgacgacgacgacgacgcggcgtcgGGCTACGAGACGGCGAGCTTTAGGATCCAGGCGCTGGAGCAGGAGATCCTCTCCCTGAAGCAGACGCTGCAGCGGCACAACACCGTGAAGAAGAGCTCGTCCCGGAAGGAGGCGAGCTTCAGGATGGACACGgcggccacgccggcggcggcggcggcggtcaggCGGCGAGCGCCGGTGTCCTCCAGCAGCTGCATTGGCTCCATGCGGTGGGGATCGCAGCGGCGGTGCGCGAGTAGGATCCTGCGCATCTTCGCGAGGCTGGCCGTGTTCGGGAGAGGGagcaggtcgtcgtcgtcgtcgtcgacgtcgagggGGAAGCAGAGCATGTGCAGGGCAAGTGCAGAGCAGCTCAGCTCAGTGGCCTGTAGAACGAAGCACGCAGCGAGGGACTGAGCGAGAGGTAAAAAAATGACGAGACATTTTTACTACACACGTGGAAAAGAAATTGCAGATCATACTGTAAACCCTGCTATGTTTATAAAACCGTACGGTTACTGGGGTTATCACGTGACCATGTGATTTTCACGATAACCACGTGGTTACCGTGGTAATCGTTAAACTGCGGGTGACGGTAACCCTATACCAAAGGTTTGATGAACTGTGAACCTTGGCTACGAGTAGTAGTGTGGTAGTAGTATGTGAGCAGGGTACTATGTAGTCTGTACATATTGCTGTTGCTGGCAATGCTGAAGAATTGAAGAGTAGTTTGTAGTTACTGTCAGGTGGCCTGGTCAGCACTTTTTCTTAGGTCGAAAATTCTGAATATCTGTATAGTTCATCGGTATTAAAAAGGtttcttttccttcaaaaaAGTTGTTTCTGATGGGAGGGAActaattcgaaaaaaaaaacaaaggaatgcaagtgtaaaaaaAGTTGACTGAAACATTGAAAAAAGAAGATGTCCGCCCAAATGATTATTTAGAAAAACATGAATATGgagcttgttcactttgctaccattttcaatcttatcaagttttggcattgccaaagtttggtaaagttgctaaaattttggtaaggttgtcaaattttggcaaaatttcatatgtacttactaaaatttggcaacaaattaaatatagcTATTATTTTGGGTAACtttaccaagaaaaaaaataagattgaaaatggtagcaaagtgaacGAGCCCGCCCGTGATCCTACGTGGAAGTGACGAGAAACGCCGTCTCCGATGATACCATCAGAAGTGGCGAAGACCATAGAAGTTAGCCATGTAGGATTGCCCTAATTCTTTGTAATGGACCTCTTACAATATTGGGCCCAAAAGGGTGGCCTGCTAAGAACTCATTAGGCAAAAGACTAGGAAAATACAAAAATCTTCTTGTATATGTCCCTTTCAAACGATAGAGATGTACCACTTGTATATCGAACCCATAAAACAGAGATTTATCACACATTATGGTATTGgagtttctctctccttatccCAAAGGTACTGTTGTCCTAAACAATAATAAGAATGTTTGATATGTTAAAAATATGTACTGGAAGTAAAATTACATTGCGTGGTTAAAatattttggttttgtttttttttcttttcacaatGGTTAGATGGTTAGAAGTTGCTTTCAGAATTTTGCACATATTTGAGAGGGTGTAGTTTACAACAAAAATTTGCAACGGATGCTGTCCCTCTCAAGAAAAGCCCAGCGTTGAATTTTCCTAGCATTGCTGATGCTGAATACGTGGTCTCAATCCGAAGAAAAAGATGGATAGGCGCAGACGTGGAATTCAGCAAACCTACTATTATGCCGGCGAGCTATAATAGTTGGCAGGTTAGATTTGTATTTTAATAGattactagtaatatgcccgtgctaaacgTTACGGTGCAATTCTATTTGTCTTTAATAATTGTTAAAATTTCATGTTAgcggaaatttttttatatgatatgTGTATTTGAACTTTAATTCAATTCATGTcgtacattaaatatatttatttaacataaaataaaataatatgataTTGCATGGGCACAATAAATCTTTACAAGAATTAAGTATATATAATCACTTCAATATATAATACGCTATTATGTTAAAAAAGTAAGTTATTTCATTATTTGTTGCGGGAACAAAATAAAGCATTATTTGCGATCT is a genomic window of Oryza glaberrima chromosome 7, OglaRS2, whole genome shotgun sequence containing:
- the LOC127778925 gene encoding BTB/POZ domain-containing protein At5g48130; its protein translation is MEPEMEVEVEVEMSPAAAKAAVFSPYSSPSTALLLQRRVVSWAKETGSPATVSVHVGDRSFNLHKDPLVSRCGYLRQAILRCGDGDGEVVELPASFPGGSEAFEVIGLYCYGDAVALDPFNVAAVRCAAEFLDVSGLGARCDLYINQVVLQSWDDALIVLQRCQPLLPVAEELLVVSRCIESLAFMACMEILDPDGDEQRRERDQPGLLAAAAARGIAGRRWDAELVKELAARDLWIKDLVALPFEFFRRIVLALRRQGMKEKYVSPVVLFYANKWVLSKKTHKFMASTDTGDGETDANRRATAILQGVIDLLPLESSAATGGAIPVSFYFALLARSITLELRDESQTRLRELVASNLQFARVDDLPLPEPEQDAGGQSIAGSPEVRAMESIVASHVSMQRRGAEAVAELWDRYIAQIVGDPKLRPDRLAELIGVVPAGDRKSHDHLYEAIDTYIVEHPGLSGDEKASLCGHLECRKLSHEACIQAVQNDRMPLRLIVQALFMQQLHTHRAFTECSDSFRCMHSGELLVPVSGGAAAATAYTPSPGCTTAVPTSQPLSTSSPYTDTAHATRDGRKLVRARAGDDDDDAASGYETASFRIQALEQEILSLKQTLQRHNTVKKSSSRKEASFRMDTAATPAAAAAVRRRAPVSSSSCIGSMRWGSQRRCASRILRIFARLAVFGRGSRSSSSSSTSRGKQSMCRASAEQLSSVACRTKHAARD